From the Pseudomonas sp. SORT22 genome, one window contains:
- a CDS encoding non-ribosomal peptide synthetase: MDQQVALKIAQRFILLPLEKRRLYLEKMQAEGISPANLPIPRVSDEFEQLPLSFAQERQWFLWQLDPDSAAYHIPTALRLRGPLDIASLQQAFDLLGARHATLRTRFVQNAQGGTCQVIDAQANLRIAVQPLSVPPGQSAEQALRQFISAETAQLFDLRQGPLLRIKLLTLGNDDHVLVLTQHHIVSDARSMQVMVEELVALYSARLQGQPCSLPAVALQYSDYAIWQRHWMQAGERERQLAYWLEQLGDQQPVLALPTDRPRPASRSFRGARVEIQLDSDLSQALQGLARQQGATLFMLLLASFQALLARYSGERDIRVGVPVANRNRPETERLIGFFVNTQVLRAEVDGHLRFSELLAQVRERALGAQAHQDLPFEQLVEALHPERSLSHSPLFQVMFNHRSDTPGAAPQAALALQVEAVGQDSQDAQFDLTLTTHESAQGIGASLNYATDLFDAATIERMLGHWQALLRAVAADPQARLGQLALLDPAQQQSTLRCWNPAPQQFPVRHCIHELFEAQVERNPDALAVSRGEQCLSYGQLNNSANQLAHRLIAMGVGADVRVGLAATRDLPMIVGLLAILKAGGAYVPLDPNYPQDRLAYMMQDSGMSMLLAQEQLLAQLPVPEGVPTLLLDVADDGDCSNPQLTLDPDNLAYVIYTSGSTGLPKGTLLAHANVVRLFAATEQWFAFNSADVWSLFHSFAFDFSVWEIFGALLHGGRLVMVDQDTARSPEAFLALLQRERVTVLNQTPSAFKVLAQVACAAPAGTLDLALRYVVFGGENLEVSSLAPWFERFGDEAPRLINMYGITETTVHVTYRPLSRADLGSAQGSPIGEPIGDLSWYVLDGDLNPVPHGCVGELYVGRAGLARGYLNRGGLSASRFVPDPFGNPGGRLYRTGDLARFTASGTVEYAGRADHQVKIRGFRIELGEVQERLQTLAEVDQALVLAHQGVAGQQLVAYLIASRADIALASAEDQAQAVERLRGLLLQALPEYMVPTHMVFLAAWPLTANGKLDRKALPGPGQLQGSRRYRAPQSALELQLAAVWQEVLQVPQVGLDDDFFSLGGHSLLATQVIVRIREQVNLEVPLRELFQARDFKAFCALVATLQAQSSPLEDELAKSLQALKRLTGDELEKLIS; encoded by the coding sequence ATGGATCAGCAGGTCGCCTTGAAGATTGCTCAGCGTTTCATTCTTCTGCCGCTGGAAAAACGCCGGCTGTACCTGGAAAAAATGCAGGCAGAGGGCATCTCGCCCGCCAACCTGCCGATACCGCGGGTGAGCGACGAGTTCGAACAACTGCCACTGTCTTTTGCCCAGGAGCGCCAGTGGTTTCTCTGGCAACTGGACCCTGACAGCGCCGCCTACCACATCCCCACCGCGCTGCGTCTACGTGGCCCGCTGGACATCGCCAGCCTGCAGCAGGCCTTCGACCTGCTGGGCGCGCGGCATGCCACATTGCGCACGCGGTTTGTCCAGAACGCCCAAGGTGGCACTTGCCAGGTCATTGATGCCCAGGCCAATTTGCGCATTGCGGTGCAGCCGTTGAGTGTGCCACCGGGGCAGTCGGCCGAGCAGGCGCTCAGGCAGTTCATCAGCGCCGAAACCGCGCAGCTGTTTGACTTGCGCCAAGGGCCCTTGTTGCGGATCAAGCTGCTGACCCTGGGCAACGACGATCACGTACTGGTGCTGACCCAGCATCACATCGTCTCGGATGCGCGCTCCATGCAGGTCATGGTCGAGGAGCTGGTGGCCCTGTACAGCGCCCGCTTGCAAGGACAGCCTTGCAGCCTGCCGGCAGTGGCGCTGCAGTACAGTGACTATGCGATCTGGCAGCGGCACTGGATGCAAGCTGGTGAGCGCGAACGCCAACTGGCCTACTGGCTTGAGCAACTGGGCGATCAGCAGCCGGTGCTGGCGCTGCCCACCGACCGGCCGCGCCCGGCCAGCAGGAGCTTTCGCGGTGCACGTGTGGAGATACAGCTGGACAGCGACCTGAGCCAGGCACTGCAAGGGCTGGCGCGACAACAGGGTGCAACGCTGTTCATGCTGTTACTGGCATCGTTCCAGGCGCTGCTGGCGCGCTATAGCGGCGAGCGGGATATTCGCGTCGGAGTACCGGTGGCCAACCGCAACCGCCCGGAAACCGAGCGCTTGATCGGCTTTTTCGTCAATACCCAGGTGCTGCGTGCCGAGGTTGACGGGCACCTGCGTTTCAGTGAGCTGCTGGCCCAGGTTCGCGAGCGGGCGCTGGGCGCCCAGGCGCACCAGGACCTGCCCTTCGAACAACTGGTCGAAGCCCTGCACCCGGAGCGCAGCCTGAGCCATAGCCCGTTGTTCCAGGTGATGTTCAATCACCGCAGCGATACCCCGGGCGCGGCGCCTCAGGCCGCGCTGGCCCTGCAGGTCGAGGCGGTTGGCCAGGACAGCCAGGATGCACAGTTCGACCTCACCCTGACCACCCATGAATCCGCGCAAGGCATTGGCGCCAGCCTCAACTACGCTACGGACCTGTTCGACGCGGCCACCATCGAGCGGATGCTCGGGCATTGGCAAGCGCTGCTGCGGGCGGTGGCCGCTGACCCGCAGGCACGTCTGGGCCAGCTGGCGTTGCTCGACCCGGCGCAACAGCAGTCAACGCTGCGCTGCTGGAACCCGGCGCCGCAACAGTTCCCTGTGCGCCACTGCATCCATGAACTGTTCGAAGCCCAGGTCGAACGCAACCCGGATGCGCTGGCGGTGTCGCGCGGTGAGCAGTGCTTGAGTTACGGCCAGCTCAACAACAGCGCCAACCAGCTGGCCCATCGGCTGATTGCCATGGGGGTGGGGGCCGATGTCCGGGTGGGCCTGGCGGCGACCCGCGACCTGCCGATGATCGTCGGCCTGCTGGCCATCCTCAAGGCCGGTGGCGCCTATGTTCCGCTCGACCCCAACTACCCGCAGGACCGCCTGGCCTACATGATGCAGGACAGCGGCATGTCGATGTTGCTGGCGCAGGAGCAATTGCTGGCGCAGCTGCCGGTGCCGGAAGGCGTACCAACCCTGCTGCTGGACGTGGCGGATGACGGTGATTGCAGCAACCCGCAGCTCACGCTCGACCCGGACAACCTGGCCTATGTGATCTACACCTCGGGCTCGACCGGGCTACCGAAGGGCACCTTGCTGGCGCATGCCAACGTCGTGCGTCTGTTCGCGGCCACCGAGCAGTGGTTCGCCTTCAACAGTGCCGATGTGTGGAGCCTGTTTCACTCATTCGCCTTCGATTTCTCGGTGTGGGAAATCTTTGGTGCCTTGCTGCACGGCGGCCGGCTGGTCATGGTCGACCAGGACACTGCCCGCTCGCCCGAGGCGTTCCTGGCGCTGCTGCAGCGCGAGCGGGTCACGGTGCTCAACCAGACCCCCTCGGCGTTCAAGGTGCTGGCCCAGGTTGCCTGCGCCGCGCCCGCCGGGACGCTGGACCTGGCCTTGCGCTATGTGGTGTTTGGCGGCGAAAACCTCGAGGTCAGCAGCCTGGCGCCGTGGTTCGAGCGCTTTGGTGACGAGGCACCGCGCCTGATCAACATGTATGGCATCACCGAGACCACGGTGCACGTGACCTATCGACCGTTGTCCAGGGCTGATCTGGGCAGTGCCCAGGGCAGCCCCATTGGCGAACCGATTGGCGACTTGTCCTGGTACGTGCTCGATGGCGACCTCAACCCGGTACCTCACGGCTGTGTGGGTGAGTTGTATGTCGGGCGCGCGGGGCTGGCCCGTGGCTATTTGAATCGCGGTGGTTTGAGTGCCAGCCGCTTTGTTCCCGATCCGTTCGGCAACCCCGGCGGGCGTCTCTATCGCACTGGAGACCTGGCGCGCTTCACCGCCAGCGGCACGGTCGAGTATGCCGGGCGTGCCGACCACCAGGTGAAGATCCGTGGTTTTCGCATTGAGCTGGGGGAGGTCCAGGAGCGTTTGCAAACCCTGGCAGAGGTCGACCAGGCCCTGGTGCTGGCGCACCAGGGCGTGGCTGGGCAACAACTGGTGGCCTACCTGATCGCTTCGCGCGCGGACATCGCCCTGGCCAGCGCCGAGGATCAAGCTCAGGCCGTGGAGCGTTTGCGCGGCTTGTTGTTGCAGGCGCTGCCCGAGTACATGGTGCCGACCCACATGGTCTTCCTCGCGGCGTGGCCGTTGACCGCCAACGGCAAGCTTGATCGCAAGGCCCTGCCGGGGCCGGGCCAATTGCAGGGATCACGCCGCTATCGCGCCCCGCAGAGCGCGCTCGAGTTGCAACTGGCAGCGGTTTGGCAAGAGGTACTGCAGGTGCCCCAGGTTGGCCTCGACGATGACTTCTTCAGCCTTGGCGGGCACTCGCTGCTGGCCACCCAGGTGATTGTCCGCATCCGTGAGCAGGTGAACCTCGAAGTGCCGTTGCGTGAATTGTTTCAGGCCCGCGACTTCAAGGCTTTCTGTGCGCTGGTGGCAACGCTTCAGGCGCAGAGCTCGCCGCTGGAAGACGAATTGGCTAAATCTCTGCAGGCCCTCAAACGTTTAACTGGAGATGAACTTGAAAAGCTAATTTCCTAA